A single genomic interval of Prunus dulcis chromosome 5, ALMONDv2, whole genome shotgun sequence harbors:
- the LOC117628100 gene encoding U-box domain-containing protein 38-like, with translation MGGNGKHRWKISFYRSNSSSRLPPKELLCPISGSLMSDPVVVSSGQTFERLSAQVCRDFGFSPKLEDGSRPDFSTMISNLAIKSTIQNWCHHNNTEYPQAPDLFSVEKTVRTLIADDREDQGIRVSESELLNGVAERPPIMFTHAATELGRRVDHFYSSSSEDSVVIPSASPLTPLPFATRPSCYSSSSSSDIIAEDETLNPNSSSPGCEEEEQLMMKLRSSEVIEQEEAVILLRKLTRTKEELRVSLCTPRLLSAVGSLIISRYSTVQQNALASLVNLSLEKPNKVKIVRSGFVPHLVDVLKGGSSESQEHAAGALFSLALEEDNKMAIGVLGALPPLMHALVRAESVRTRHDSALALYHLTLVESNRVKLVKQPNAIPTLLALAKSPASASRVLLILCNLASCNEGRSAMLDANAVECLVGMLRRSELESESTRENCVAALYALSHGSMRFRGLAREAKAVEVLGEIEKNGSERAREKAKRMLTVMRGREDEPNWDSVLESGAGVGLGPTRYRVGVGRNLHTANSTTF, from the coding sequence ATGGGCGGTAATGGCAAGCACAGGTGGAAGATCTCCTTCTACCGCTCCAACTCCAGCTCCAGGCTGCCCCCGAAGGAGCTCCTCTGCCCCATTTCCGGGTCCTTGATGTCTGACCCGGTCGTCGTCTCTTCGGGTCAGACCTTCGAGCGCCTCTCCGCCCAAGTCTGCCGCGACTTCGGCTTCTCCCCCAAGCTTGAAGACGGGTCTCGACCCGATTTCTCCACCATGATTTCAAACTTGGCCATCAAGTCCACCATCCAGAACTGGTGCCACCACAACAACACTGAATACCCGCAAGCGCCGGATTTGTTCTCCGTGGAAAAGACCGTCCGTACGTTAATTGCGGACGATAGGGAAGACCAAGGGATTCGGGTTTCCGAGAGTGAGTTGTTGAACGGAGTGGCGGAGAGGCCGCCGATTATGTTCACTCACGCGGCGACCGAGTTGGGCCGCCGAGTCGACCATTTCTATTCGAGCTCGTCCGAAGATTCGGTCGTCATCCCCTCGGcgagtccactcactcctctccCCTTCGCGACTCGTCCGTCGTGTTACTCATCGTCTTCGTCCTCCGATATCATCGCCGAGGacgaaaccctaaaccctaattcTTCGTCTCCGGGATGCGAAGAAGAGGAACAATTGATGATGAAGCTGAGAAGCTCCGAGGTAATCGAGCAGGAGGAGGCAGTAATTTTACTCAGAAAACTCACGAGGACGAAGGAGGAGCTCAGGGTTTCGCTGTGCACCCCTCGGCTTCTCTCAGCCGTCGGATCGCTAATCATCTCGCGATACAGCACCGTGCAGCAAAACGCACTCGCTTCGCTTGTCAATTTGTCACTGGAGAAGCCCAACAAGGTGAAGATCGTACGGTCAGGATTCGTCCCGCATTTGGTCGATGTGTTGAAGGGCGGATCCAGTGAATCACAGGAGCACGCAGCCGGCGCGCTCTTCAGCTTGGCGCTGGAAGAAGATAACAAGATGGCAATCGGCGTACTCGGTGCGCTGCCTCCGCTCATGCACGCGCTCGTTAGGGCGGAGAGTGTGCGCACGCGCCACGACTCAGCGTTGGCGCTCTACCACTTGACCCTGGTGGAGAGCAACCGAGTCAAACTAGTCAAGCAACCCAACGCGATCCCCACTCTGCTCGCCTTAGCCAAGTCTCCGGCGTCGGCGAGCCGTGTTCTGCTGATTCTCTGCAACCTAGCGAGCTGCAACGAGGGGAGGTCCGCCATGCTCGATGCCAACGCGGTGGAGTGCTTGGTAGGGATGCTGAGGAGGAGCGAATTGGAATCCGAGTCGACTAGGGAGAACTGTGTTGCGGCGCTTTACGCGCTGAGTCACGGGTCGATGCGGTTCCGAGGGCTGGCGAGGGAGGCGAAGGCGGTGGAGGTGTTGGGGGAGATTGAGAAGAATGGGAGCGAGAGGGCGAGGGAGAAAGCGAAGAGGATGTTGACGGTgatgagagggagagaggatgAGCCGAATTGGGACTCGGTGCTCGAATCAGGCGCTGGAGTTGGACTCGGCCCGACTCGTTACCGAGTTGGTGTAGGTAGGAACTTGCATACTGCCAACTCAACCacgttttag